The Petrocella atlantisensis genome has a window encoding:
- a CDS encoding penicillin-binding transpeptidase domain-containing protein produces MQALEHSCNYFFYEMGWRLSYDEEGNYSDANGIRLLGEYAGRFGLDSKTGIEIGEASSTLAERDAVRATIGQGTHDFTPVQLARYMNTLANDGKMQELNVVDKIMEKSGDIVVDFTPKTIIENNFNQNHLDVVKKGMLDVTEGSSGTARSYFADFPISIAGKTGTAELIKSRASHAIFTGFAPYDDPTVSIATVIHFGYSSKYAALNSKKVLSMYFEVNKEAENYTTGSKLN; encoded by the coding sequence ATGCAGGCTTTAGAACACTCTTGCAATTATTTCTTTTATGAAATGGGTTGGCGACTGAGTTATGATGAAGAAGGCAACTATAGTGATGCAAACGGTATTCGTCTCCTTGGAGAATATGCCGGTCGATTTGGTTTAGATTCTAAAACAGGAATAGAAATAGGCGAAGCCTCATCTACACTTGCTGAAAGGGATGCAGTTAGAGCAACCATCGGTCAAGGCACACATGATTTTACCCCTGTACAACTAGCACGGTATATGAACACACTTGCTAATGACGGTAAGATGCAAGAACTTAATGTGGTAGACAAAATCATGGAAAAATCAGGTGATATCGTGGTGGACTTCACACCAAAAACTATTATTGAAAACAACTTTAATCAGAACCACTTGGATGTTGTAAAAAAGGGAATGTTAGATGTAACGGAAGGCTCTAGTGGTACAGCCAGATCCTATTTTGCTGATTTTCCTATTTCAATTGCCGGGAAAACAGGGACAGCCGAACTTATTAAGTCCAGAGCGTCACATGCAATCTTTACAGGATTTGCACCTTATGATGACCCTACTGTGTCGATTGCAACGGTTATTCATTTTGGTTATTCATCAAAATATGCAGCCTTAAATTCCAAAAAGGTGCTTTCTATGTATTTCGAAGTCAATAAAGAAGCAGAAAACTATACAACAGGTAGCAAGTTGAATTAA
- the minC gene encoding septum site-determining protein MinC has product MNELVLIKGNRFGLNFIMDQDADFEALLKATKVKLTEGKKFFGNAKVSIGFEGRSLSDTQQQSIIHMIHELTDMEVFCVVDENMPIVSPESLKAMAALTKETVPMGHFPKEVAVFHQGTLRSGQELNMDTGIVILGDVNPGAKVTATGNIVVLGNLKGYAHAGCDGERQACVIALNMQPTQIRIGDVIARSPDKFEESRTVAQIAFIEDERIVIDHIEGNTHKDFKILN; this is encoded by the coding sequence ATGAATGAATTGGTATTAATCAAAGGCAATCGTTTTGGACTGAATTTTATAATGGATCAAGATGCTGATTTTGAAGCCCTCCTAAAGGCTACAAAAGTAAAATTAACTGAAGGAAAGAAATTTTTTGGCAACGCCAAAGTATCGATTGGATTTGAAGGGCGTAGCCTTAGTGATACCCAACAACAGTCTATTATTCATATGATTCATGAATTAACTGACATGGAAGTTTTTTGTGTTGTTGATGAAAACATGCCAATTGTATCTCCGGAAAGTCTGAAGGCAATGGCTGCTTTAACAAAAGAAACCGTACCTATGGGACATTTCCCAAAAGAGGTGGCTGTATTTCATCAAGGTACATTAAGGTCCGGACAGGAACTGAATATGGATACGGGAATCGTTATACTGGGTGATGTCAACCCAGGTGCTAAAGTGACGGCCACAGGTAATATCGTTGTGCTTGGCAATCTCAAGGGATACGCCCATGCAGGATGTGATGGCGAAAGACAAGCATGTGTCATAGCCTTAAACATGCAGCCAACTCAGATTCGGATTGGAGACGTCATAGCACGTTCACCAGATAAATTCGAAGAAAGTAGAACTGTGGCACAAATAGCTTTTATTGAAGATGAACGTATCGTCATTGACCATATTGAAGGCAACACCCATAAGGATTTCAAAATCTTAAACTAA
- the minD gene encoding septum site-determining protein MinD gives MSECIVITSGKGGVGKTTTSANIGIGLAMLGKKVILIDADIGLRNLDVVLGLENRIVYNLVDVVEGNCRLKQALIKDKKFPELFLLPAAQTRDKDAVSPEQMKELCENLKEDFDYVIIDCPAGIEQGFKNAIAGADRAIIVTTPEISAIRDADRIIGLLEANEMKDHRLIVNRLRTDMIKRGDMMSVEDVIDILAIDLIGAIPDDENIVISTNNGEPIVVNQDVLSGKAYLNICKRIMGEDVPYLDLNVNVSFFKKLRNIMGINN, from the coding sequence GTGAGTGAATGTATTGTAATTACCAGTGGAAAAGGTGGCGTCGGTAAAACTACCACAAGTGCTAATATCGGTATCGGATTGGCAATGTTAGGAAAAAAAGTAATATTAATAGATGCAGATATCGGTCTTAGAAATCTAGATGTCGTTTTGGGATTGGAAAATCGTATTGTATATAATCTTGTTGATGTAGTAGAGGGCAATTGTCGCTTAAAGCAAGCCTTAATCAAAGATAAAAAGTTTCCAGAATTATTTTTATTGCCAGCTGCACAAACGAGAGACAAAGATGCTGTATCACCGGAACAAATGAAAGAACTTTGTGAGAATCTTAAAGAAGATTTTGATTATGTGATTATCGACTGTCCTGCTGGAATTGAGCAAGGCTTTAAAAATGCAATAGCAGGTGCGGATAGAGCAATTATCGTAACCACACCAGAGATATCAGCAATTAGAGACGCAGATAGAATTATCGGTTTACTTGAAGCCAATGAAATGAAAGACCACCGTCTTATTGTAAATCGTTTAAGAACAGATATGATAAAACGAGGGGATATGATGTCCGTTGAAGATGTCATTGATATTCTAGCCATCGATCTCATTGGTGCGATACCGGATGATGAAAACATTGTCATCTCAACAAATAATGGTGAGCCGATTGTCGTCAATCAAGATGTATTGTCCGGAAAAGCATATTTGAACATTTGTAAACGTATTATGGGAGAAGATGTACCTTACCTAGACCTTAATGTTAATGTTAGTTTTTTCAAGAAATTGAGAAATATTATGGGTATAAATAATTAG
- the minE gene encoding cell division topological specificity factor MinE, producing MGFFSKKKQSSSVAKDRLKLVLIHDRANCNTELLEMMKQEIIDVISRYMEIDEKGLEINLGTTSSEYENGIVPALYANIPIRNMRAPAKRT from the coding sequence ATGGGATTTTTCAGTAAAAAGAAACAATCAAGCAGTGTTGCAAAGGATCGTTTGAAATTGGTTCTAATCCACGACAGGGCCAACTGCAATACAGAGTTACTTGAAATGATGAAGCAGGAAATAATTGATGTCATAAGCCGATATATGGAAATAGATGAGAAAGGCTTGGAAATTAATTTGGGTACAACTTCTTCAGAATATGAAAATGGGATTGTACCGGCACTTTATGCCAATATTCCAATCCGTAATATGCGTGCTCCGGCTAAGAGAACGTAA
- a CDS encoding FtsW/RodA/SpoVE family cell cycle protein, whose protein sequence is MFKQYDFKRFDYVLVLLIALLGIIGIVAIGSATRVYSPDGTNEIVNKQMIGYVLGFFILLFFAFFDYHWLGKLAIPIYIFTILLLALVLVAGSETNNAVRWIDIGPFRLQPSEFAKIFLVLVLAKYFDKFQDKINQWYIVIGSILITAVPTLLIIRQPDLSTGMIMFLILAFMIYVSGISYLYVAGAGAVLIPSALIGLWYIQKPDQTLLKEYQVNRILSLIRPDSVDPSLLMQTNNSIQAIGSGRIFGKGLYLGKVNQYDYLPEPQTDFIFSIIGEEFGFFGCTIVIFLLFILILKCLWIAKDTTDLLGKLIITGIVAIITYQSFVNIGVTTGIVPNTGIPLPFISAGLSSLLANMMGMGIILNIGMQRKSTQK, encoded by the coding sequence ATGTTTAAGCAATATGATTTTAAACGTTTTGACTATGTATTGGTTTTACTCATAGCTTTACTCGGTATTATCGGTATTGTTGCTATCGGAAGTGCTACGCGTGTATATAGCCCTGATGGGACCAATGAAATCGTAAACAAGCAAATGATTGGCTATGTTCTAGGATTTTTTATTCTTCTATTCTTTGCATTTTTTGATTATCATTGGTTAGGAAAGTTAGCTATTCCCATATATATATTTACTATTCTATTATTAGCTTTGGTACTGGTTGCAGGATCAGAAACCAATAACGCAGTGAGATGGATTGACATAGGTCCATTCAGACTGCAACCCAGTGAATTTGCGAAAATATTCCTTGTTTTGGTTTTAGCCAAGTATTTTGATAAGTTCCAGGATAAAATTAATCAGTGGTATATTGTTATAGGATCTATTCTAATCACTGCTGTACCTACACTTTTAATTATAAGGCAACCCGATCTTTCTACAGGCATGATTATGTTCTTAATTCTTGCCTTCATGATTTATGTCTCAGGTATAAGTTATCTGTATGTAGCAGGCGCAGGTGCTGTATTAATACCATCTGCCTTAATTGGTCTCTGGTATATTCAAAAGCCAGACCAGACATTATTAAAAGAGTATCAAGTGAATCGAATACTATCGTTAATTCGACCTGACAGCGTGGACCCGTCCTTACTCATGCAAACCAATAATTCCATTCAGGCCATCGGTTCAGGTCGTATATTTGGTAAAGGATTGTATCTGGGCAAAGTCAATCAATATGATTATTTGCCTGAACCTCAAACTGATTTTATTTTTTCCATCATTGGTGAAGAATTTGGTTTTTTTGGATGTACAATTGTCATTTTTTTACTGTTCATTCTCATACTAAAATGCTTATGGATTGCCAAAGATACTACCGATTTATTAGGTAAGTTAATTATTACAGGTATTGTGGCCATTATCACATACCAGTCTTTTGTTAATATTGGTGTCACAACCGGTATTGTACCAAATACAGGCATACCTTTACCTTTTATAAGTGCAGGATTAAGTTCTTTATTAGCCAATATGATGGGCATGGGTATTATACTCAATATAGGCATGCAAAGGAAGTCGACACAAAAATAA
- the mgsA gene encoding methylglyoxal synthase, with protein sequence MNIGLIAHDNKKKLMQNLCIAYKNILSKHDIFATGTTGRLVEEVTNLSIQKYLAGHLGGQQQLGSQIAHNQIDMVIFLRDPLSQMQHEPDPSSVIRLCDIHNIPIATNLATAELLIKSLERGDLEWRNAL encoded by the coding sequence ATGAACATCGGTTTAATCGCTCACGACAACAAAAAAAAACTCATGCAGAATCTGTGCATAGCCTATAAAAACATTCTATCTAAGCATGATATATTTGCTACAGGTACAACCGGCAGGCTTGTAGAAGAGGTGACCAATCTTTCTATACAGAAATACTTGGCAGGACACTTGGGTGGACAACAACAGCTAGGATCTCAGATTGCACATAATCAGATTGATATGGTTATTTTTCTAAGAGATCCATTATCTCAGATGCAACATGAGCCGGATCCTTCCAGTGTCATTCGTTTATGTGATATACATAACATTCCCATTGCAACCAATCTGGCAACAGCTGAATTATTAATTAAATCCTTAGAACGTGGTGACTTGGAGTGGAGAAACGCACTCTAA
- a CDS encoding twitching motility protein PilT, whose protein sequence is MIRLVAGDTGEGKTKALIDMANNALTTTKGHIVYIDLDSSHMYDLRHEIRYINISDYPIADYKEFFGFMCGILSEDSDITEVYADGLLRQAHIDEISKSDELIKKLKAVSDKFDVRFVFSLTCDTCKVPDFLEEFLVKA, encoded by the coding sequence ATGATACGATTAGTTGCAGGTGACACAGGTGAAGGTAAAACAAAGGCATTAATCGATATGGCCAATAATGCTCTTACAACTACTAAGGGACACATTGTCTATATTGATTTGGATTCAAGTCATATGTACGATTTAAGACACGAGATTCGATATATTAACATATCAGACTATCCAATTGCAGACTATAAGGAGTTTTTTGGATTTATGTGTGGTATTTTATCAGAAGACAGTGATATCACTGAGGTCTATGCTGATGGACTACTCCGTCAAGCTCACATCGATGAAATCTCAAAATCAGATGAATTAATTAAAAAATTAAAAGCTGTATCCGATAAATTTGACGTTCGATTTGTATTTAGTTTAACCTGTGATACTTGTAAAGTCCCGGATTTCTTGGAAGAATTCTTAGTAAAAGCTTAA
- a CDS encoding TIGR01212 family radical SAM protein (This family includes YhcC from E. coli K-12, an uncharacterized radical SAM protein.), whose product MKEEMMKTLYNIYSQYLKNEYGTKVYKLPINLPITCPNRDGTLGRQGCYFCSDKGAGFESLPSTESVATQLRSNMDYIGKRYGAQQFIAYFQNYTNTYMSYEEFDAYMRSACIENIVEIDIATRPDCIDREHLKILKNIQDTYNVEIVIELGLQTTNDETLIKINRGHDVDSFINATNLIHDYGFKVCTHLIMNLPWDEDDEVLKMAALMNQLHVEMVKLHALYIAKDTVFEDMYTRGLFEMNTMDNYIKRVVDFLTHLDPNCTVQRLVSRAPKDDTVFCNWNTSWWIIKESIEKKMLKEGLYQGKMI is encoded by the coding sequence ATGAAAGAAGAAATGATGAAAACACTCTATAATATCTATAGTCAGTATTTAAAAAATGAATATGGTACAAAGGTATATAAATTGCCTATTAATTTACCCATAACCTGTCCTAATAGAGACGGAACACTTGGAAGGCAGGGGTGTTATTTTTGTAGTGATAAAGGTGCCGGTTTTGAATCCTTGCCATCTACAGAGTCTGTTGCAACACAATTAAGATCTAATATGGATTATATCGGTAAAAGATATGGTGCCCAGCAATTTATAGCTTATTTTCAAAATTATACCAATACTTATATGTCATATGAAGAATTTGATGCTTATATGCGTTCTGCTTGCATTGAGAATATTGTTGAAATTGATATCGCAACGCGACCGGACTGTATTGATCGTGAACATCTTAAAATACTGAAAAATATCCAAGACACCTATAACGTAGAAATTGTCATCGAACTTGGTCTTCAAACGACCAATGATGAAACACTGATAAAAATTAATCGTGGACATGATGTTGATTCATTTATAAATGCCACAAATCTAATTCATGATTATGGTTTTAAAGTATGTACCCACTTAATCATGAACTTACCCTGGGATGAAGATGATGAAGTATTAAAAATGGCTGCATTGATGAATCAACTTCATGTAGAAATGGTAAAATTACATGCTTTATATATCGCCAAAGATACTGTTTTTGAGGACATGTACACGCGGGGATTGTTTGAGATGAACACCATGGACAACTATATCAAGAGGGTGGTGGACTTTTTAACACATCTTGATCCAAATTGCACTGTTCAAAGACTGGTCAGTCGAGCTCCAAAAGATGACACTGTGTTTTGTAACTGGAATACGAGTTGGTGGATTATTAAAGAAAGTATTGAAAAAAAAATGTTGAAAGAAGGATTATATCAAGGTAAAATGATATAA
- a CDS encoding HlyD family efflux transporter periplasmic adaptor subunit yields the protein MASKKNSNRYLKLKSETSLKTEATKHLNFGVFVFVLILAYLVFIMISFAIKEKVNYTIAELGTLSNSNTYTGLVIRKETVTMADSAGDIRYFLTEGARVRNTNTVCGIISDTDYVALLDEEIFKANQKLDSSDPSFEDSYGYLQNRIKNYVINQHSKKFNHTYVVRKQLENDISDIRNTVIIQQRSLGLSDSSNIDMLENELGNNIRMHKATSSGLISYIIDGMEDITTESFKISDLSRTPKIQDTVTKTNISVGQPIFKVVDNYLWHIVAEIDPESAKLLENMKYKTIHFVEKDIEIVAKIQVFTEDNKTYIKIEADRMLNEFLNERFVDFRIIHENHQGIKIPETAIIKKTFAVIPAQYFGYLNNQYGVYKKVPSEEVPGDSTIDFTTARLFQKVDDYVYVPISDTIKVGDVLSYTNPESMATTEFIIDKTEDLEGVYVVNKGFADFKFIETTYKDIDYRIVAPYTPYGVRIYDRIATEGITTTEYQTIN from the coding sequence ATGGCTTCTAAAAAAAATAGCAACCGCTATCTAAAACTAAAATCTGAAACTTCTCTCAAGACAGAGGCGACTAAACATTTGAATTTTGGTGTTTTCGTTTTTGTGCTTATATTGGCTTATTTAGTATTTATCATGATTTCTTTCGCCATAAAGGAAAAAGTGAACTATACCATAGCAGAACTTGGTACATTATCCAACTCAAATACATACACAGGTTTGGTCATACGAAAAGAAACAGTAACCATGGCTGACTCAGCCGGTGATATTCGCTATTTTTTGACAGAAGGTGCTCGAGTTAGAAACACCAATACCGTTTGTGGTATAATTTCTGATACGGATTATGTAGCCTTATTGGATGAAGAGATTTTTAAGGCAAATCAAAAACTAGATAGCAGCGATCCATCCTTTGAGGACAGTTACGGTTATCTTCAAAATCGCATCAAAAATTACGTCATAAACCAACACAGCAAAAAGTTTAACCATACATATGTTGTAAGAAAACAGTTAGAGAATGATATCAGCGATATACGAAACACTGTTATCATACAACAAAGAAGTTTGGGACTTTCTGATAGTTCAAATATTGATATGTTAGAAAATGAGTTAGGTAATAATATCCGTATGCATAAGGCAACCAGTAGTGGTTTGATCTCATACATCATAGATGGTATGGAAGATATTACAACAGAAAGTTTTAAAATTAGTGATTTATCTCGAACACCAAAAATTCAAGATACGGTTACCAAAACAAATATTTCTGTTGGTCAACCCATATTCAAAGTTGTCGATAATTACTTATGGCATATTGTCGCTGAAATTGATCCGGAAAGTGCCAAATTACTGGAAAATATGAAATATAAAACCATTCATTTTGTGGAAAAAGACATAGAGATTGTTGCAAAGATCCAAGTATTTACGGAAGACAATAAAACTTACATAAAAATAGAAGCCGATCGCATGTTAAATGAATTTTTAAATGAACGTTTTGTTGATTTTAGAATCATACACGAAAATCATCAAGGTATAAAAATACCCGAAACCGCAATTATTAAAAAGACATTTGCAGTTATACCTGCTCAGTACTTTGGGTATCTAAATAATCAGTATGGTGTCTATAAAAAAGTGCCTTCTGAAGAAGTACCTGGTGATAGTACCATCGATTTTACAACAGCAAGATTGTTTCAGAAAGTCGATGATTACGTCTATGTCCCTATATCTGACACCATTAAAGTCGGTGATGTGCTGTCCTATACGAATCCTGAATCAATGGCTACTACAGAGTTTATAATAGATAAGACAGAAGATTTAGAGGGTGTTTATGTGGTTAATAAAGGATTTGCTGATTTCAAATTCATTGAAACAACTTATAAAGATATCGATTATCGTATCGTAGCGCCATATACACCTTATGGAGTAAGAATATATGATCGAATAGCTACAGAAGGTATCACAACGACTGAGTACCAAACCATCAACTAA
- a CDS encoding YggS family pyridoxal phosphate-dependent enzyme, whose protein sequence is MIQENLNNIKKQITDICLNIDRDPKSVVLVNVSKTKPISILEEGYEAGMRIFGENKVQEICDKYEQFKKEDIKWHMIGHLQRNKVKYIVDKVDLIHSVDSYRLAEAISKEAKKKNVVAHILIQVNVAQEESKYGLETKDVMDMVRSIHQLEHLKIEGLMTIAPFVDDPEENRPIFKALYQLSVDIKEQNLDNVSMDVLSMGMTNDFKVAIEEGATMIRIGTALFGDRNY, encoded by the coding sequence ATGATTCAAGAAAATCTTAATAACATTAAAAAACAAATTACAGATATTTGTCTAAATATAGATAGAGATCCTAAAAGCGTTGTTTTAGTGAATGTGTCTAAGACAAAGCCAATCAGCATTCTAGAAGAAGGTTATGAAGCCGGGATGCGTATTTTTGGTGAAAATAAAGTTCAGGAAATCTGTGACAAATATGAACAGTTTAAAAAAGAAGATATAAAATGGCATATGATTGGACACCTGCAACGCAACAAAGTTAAATATATTGTCGACAAAGTCGACCTTATTCATTCAGTAGATTCTTACCGTCTTGCTGAAGCAATATCAAAAGAGGCAAAGAAAAAAAATGTGGTTGCCCATATTCTTATACAAGTCAATGTAGCCCAAGAAGAAAGTAAGTATGGTTTAGAAACCAAGGATGTAATGGACATGGTTAGGTCTATCCATCAATTGGAACATCTTAAGATTGAAGGCCTAATGACCATTGCACCTTTCGTTGATGATCCAGAGGAAAATCGCCCTATATTTAAAGCCTTATACCAACTTTCTGTTGACATAAAAGAACAAAACCTTGATAATGTGAGTATGGATGTCCTGTCTATGGGTATGACCAATGATTTTAAAGTCGCTATCGAAGAAGGGGCTACCATGATTCGTATCGGAACCGCTTTATTCGGTGATCGAAACTATTGA
- a CDS encoding cell division protein SepF has product MAKFIDKMMDMMKLNDYDDEQEDIDVREDYIQESAYRQTIKDNQGEQTRSFRSFSGGKDTPSASKVVNFQASVQMEVVVIQPESYDEAQDICDHIKSQRPVIINLENMERNVAQRIMDFVSGSCYTLNGNLQRVTNNIFIIAPENVDVAGDFREELKSNGIILPWKTQED; this is encoded by the coding sequence ATGGCAAAATTCATTGATAAAATGATGGATATGATGAAATTAAACGATTATGATGATGAACAAGAAGATATTGATGTTCGTGAAGATTACATACAAGAATCTGCTTACCGTCAAACAATCAAAGACAATCAAGGAGAACAAACAAGGTCTTTCAGAAGTTTTTCAGGGGGTAAAGATACACCAAGTGCTTCTAAAGTAGTAAATTTTCAAGCAAGTGTACAAATGGAAGTTGTTGTTATTCAACCTGAATCCTATGATGAAGCGCAAGATATATGTGATCATATTAAAAGCCAACGTCCGGTGATTATTAATCTTGAAAATATGGAACGTAATGTGGCGCAACGTATTATGGATTTTGTTAGTGGATCCTGCTACACATTAAATGGCAATCTTCAAAGGGTAACAAACAATATCTTTATTATTGCCCCTGAAAATGTAGATGTTGCCGGTGATTTTAGAGAAGAACTCAAATCAAACGGCATAATTTTACCTTGGAAAACTCAGGAAGATTAG
- a CDS encoding YggT family protein produces MTVLFIRALYYFLVILSTLIVVSALISWLPINHGSFLVRLLHSIIDPILVPIRTMIKKSIFGGANMALDFSPFIAYLILTTLQNYLRPYM; encoded by the coding sequence ATGACAGTTTTATTTATTCGAGCACTTTACTATTTTCTCGTTATATTAAGTACTTTGATTGTTGTGAGCGCCTTAATTTCATGGTTGCCCATTAATCATGGTAGCTTTTTAGTACGTTTATTACACAGTATCATTGATCCAATATTGGTACCCATTCGAACGATGATCAAAAAATCGATTTTTGGCGGTGCCAATATGGCTTTGGATTTCTCTCCTTTCATAGCTTATTTGATTTTAACGACCTTACAAAATTATTTACGTCCATATATGTAA
- a CDS encoding YlmH family RNA-binding protein, whose translation MEAKDKSDQLFLHRLEDLSRKAIAMNWMTYTDFLDLHQLSLAKSFLNKSGLYYQAYGGYAQAERVMLFLYPSEASTGFDYDYDDHVMYIRVQLPVIMSGKSLTHRDYLGSLMSLGIERKLIGDLLVDEQGMSLVCMATIGDFIMDQIVSIGRTKVNLKQITKADFEIMNEQNYDHIKGTVASLRLDNILKLGIGLSRQNSVHYIQMGRVFINGKETSQTSRIVKAKDIISIRGIGKIRLACIGKITKKNRIVVEIDRYQ comes from the coding sequence ATGGAAGCAAAAGATAAATCCGATCAATTATTTCTTCATAGGCTTGAAGACCTTTCTCGTAAAGCGATTGCTATGAATTGGATGACATATACAGATTTTTTAGATCTTCATCAATTATCTTTAGCAAAGTCTTTTCTGAATAAATCCGGTTTATATTATCAAGCATATGGTGGTTATGCTCAAGCGGAAAGAGTTATGCTATTTCTATATCCCTCGGAGGCATCAACTGGGTTTGACTATGATTATGATGATCATGTCATGTATATACGCGTACAGTTACCGGTAATTATGAGTGGAAAAAGTCTTACACACCGTGATTATCTTGGCTCCCTTATGAGTCTTGGAATAGAGCGTAAACTAATCGGCGATCTCTTGGTTGATGAACAAGGTATGTCTTTGGTATGTATGGCAACGATTGGTGATTTTATCATGGATCAGATAGTGAGTATTGGTAGAACCAAGGTCAATCTTAAACAAATCACTAAAGCAGACTTTGAGATTATGAATGAACAAAACTATGATCACATCAAAGGAACCGTGGCATCTTTAAGATTAGATAATATTCTTAAGCTAGGTATAGGATTGTCTCGCCAGAACAGTGTTCATTATATTCAAATGGGGCGTGTTTTTATTAACGGTAAGGAAACATCTCAAACAAGTAGGATTGTAAAAGCCAAAGATATCATCTCTATTCGAGGCATTGGGAAGATACGTTTGGCGTGCATTGGGAAAATTACAAAAAAAAATCGAATCGTAGTAGAAATCGATCGATATCAATAG
- a CDS encoding DivIVA domain-containing protein, translated as MARLTPIDIESKTFTKSVSGYNNREVKTFLREVLVNYEQLYKENIELKDKVNMLNEGIQYYKTIEDVLQNTLIQAEKMAEETKNLARKKAEQIIKEAEINAQAIVNEGKNEVYTINKKREELIKQYDASKIQIKHFLNAQLEMTEKNELELLKSINAVPLNGSYTFDEEDVVEENQSETSDETFES; from the coding sequence ATGGCTAGACTAACACCGATAGACATAGAATCAAAAACATTTACAAAAAGCGTATCAGGTTATAACAATCGAGAAGTTAAGACCTTTCTTCGAGAAGTCTTGGTGAATTATGAACAACTCTATAAAGAAAACATTGAACTTAAAGATAAAGTAAATATGCTTAATGAAGGCATACAATACTATAAAACCATAGAAGATGTCCTACAAAACACTCTAATCCAAGCAGAAAAGATGGCTGAAGAGACTAAGAATCTGGCACGAAAAAAAGCAGAACAGATCATAAAAGAAGCTGAGATCAATGCTCAGGCTATTGTAAATGAAGGTAAGAATGAGGTTTATACCATCAATAAAAAAAGAGAAGAACTCATCAAGCAATATGATGCGTCCAAAATTCAAATCAAGCATTTTTTAAATGCTCAGCTTGAGATGACGGAAAAGAATGAACTTGAACTTCTAAAGAGCATAAATGCAGTCCCTCTTAATGGGTCCTATACATTTGATGAAGAAGACGTTGTGGAAGAAAATCAAAGTGAAACTAGTGACGAGACTTTTGAGTCATAG